The proteins below come from a single Malus sylvestris chromosome 3, drMalSylv7.2, whole genome shotgun sequence genomic window:
- the LOC126615129 gene encoding outer envelope protein 39, chloroplastic-like: MDLNEPSSSKWSGTTSIKFKHVRPLNCNGRSVSRDFDGFPVTCRLQIEHGIPVLSQWLIFNKFKFVVSKGVKLGPAFLLTRN; this comes from the exons ATGGATTTGAATGAGCCTTCAAGTTCCAAATGGAGTGGCACAACTAGCATAAAGTTCAAG CATGTCCGACCATTGAATTGTAATGGCCGCTCTGTGAGCCGAGATTTTGATGGGTTTCCTGTCACTTGCCG TCTGCAGATAGAACATGGGATACCAGTTCTATCTCAGTGGCTAATATTCAACAAGTTTAAATTCGTTGTATCAAAGGGAGTCAAACTTGGGCCGGCATTTCTCTTGACAAG GAACTAG